A window of Procambarus clarkii isolate CNS0578487 chromosome 93, FALCON_Pclarkii_2.0, whole genome shotgun sequence genomic DNA:
TCAGAGACCGCGCTTTTGGTAGGGTGAATTAACATTATGACGCACTCGGTATAACTCATCATGGGGTGGATGACGTTATTGCCGGGCCCCTCTGTGTCACCCAGCCCGCCCTCTGTGTCACCCAGCCCGCCCTCTGTGTCACCCAGCCCGCCCTCTGTGTCACCCAGCCCGCTCTCTGTGTCACCCAGCCCGCTCTCTGTGTCACCCAGCCCGCCCTCTGTGTCACCCAGCCCGCCCTCTGTGTCACCCAGCCCGCCCTTAGTGTCACCCAGCCCGCCCTC
This region includes:
- the LOC138359784 gene encoding uncharacterized protein, translating into MGWMTLLPGPSVSPSPPSVSPSPPSVSPSPPSVSPSPLSVSPSPLSVSPSPPSVSPSPPSVSPSPPLVSPSPPSVSPSPPSVSPSPPLVSPSPPSVSPSPPLVSPSEPSMSPSPPPGSPVLY